Proteins co-encoded in one Afipia sp. P52-10 genomic window:
- the trbE gene encoding conjugal transfer protein TrbE, with protein sequence MMNLTEYRRTAARLADFLPWAALVGEGVILNKDGSFQRTARFRGPDLDSAVPAELVAVAGRLNNAFRRLGSGWAIFVEAERHPVGAYPASHFPDPASALVDAERKANFEEDGAHFESSYFLTFVYLPPAEDAARAETWLYEGREQTGIDPHEVLRGFVDRTDRILQLIEGFMPECAWLDDAETLTYLHGCVSCQRHRVRVPEIPMYLDALLADQPLTGGLEPRLGNAHMRVLTIVGFPTATTPGILDELNRLAFSYRWSTRAVLLDKTDATRLLTRIRRQWFAKRKSIAAILKEVMTNEASALVDTDAANKAADADLALQELGQDFAGQAYVTATVTVWDDDPRIAAEKLRLVEKVIQGRDFTAMPETINAVDAWLGSLPGHVYANVRQPPVSTLNLAHMIPLSAVWAGPERDEHFAAPPLLFGKTEGSTPFRFSLHVGDVGHTLVVGPTGAGKSVLLALMGLQFRRYAGSQVFAFDFGGSIRAAALGMGGDWHDLGGGLTEGAETSVSLQPLARIHDVPERAWAADWIVAILMREGIAITPDVKEHLWSALTSLASAPVGERTITGLAVLLQSNDLKQALRPYCVGGAYGRLLDAESEHLGSASVQAFETEGLIGTGAAPAVLAYLFHRIEDRLDGSPTLLIVDEGWLALDDEGFAGQLREWLKTLRKKNASVVFATQSLSDIDNSAIAPAIIESCQTRLLLPNERAIEPQIAAIYRRFGLNDRQIEILARAMPKRDYYCQSRRGNRLFELGLSEVALALCAASSKTDQVAIARILESEGRDGFLAAWLRHRDVAWAADLIPDLTNLETKP encoded by the coding sequence ATGATGAACCTCACCGAATATCGCCGCACCGCCGCCCGCCTCGCCGACTTTCTGCCCTGGGCCGCGCTCGTGGGTGAAGGCGTCATCCTCAACAAGGACGGCTCGTTCCAGCGCACGGCGCGCTTTCGCGGCCCCGATCTCGACAGCGCCGTCCCGGCCGAGCTGGTCGCGGTCGCAGGGCGGCTCAACAATGCCTTTCGCCGCCTGGGCTCAGGCTGGGCGATCTTCGTCGAAGCTGAGCGCCATCCCGTTGGCGCTTACCCGGCGAGCCACTTTCCCGATCCGGCATCGGCATTGGTCGATGCCGAGCGCAAGGCGAATTTCGAGGAGGACGGCGCGCATTTCGAGTCGAGCTACTTCCTGACCTTCGTCTACCTGCCGCCGGCCGAGGACGCGGCGCGCGCCGAGACCTGGCTCTACGAGGGCCGCGAACAGACCGGCATCGACCCTCACGAGGTTCTGCGCGGCTTCGTCGATCGCACCGACCGCATCCTTCAGCTCATCGAGGGCTTCATGCCCGAGTGCGCCTGGCTCGACGACGCCGAAACGCTGACCTACCTGCATGGCTGCGTCTCTTGCCAACGCCATCGCGTCCGCGTCCCCGAAATTCCGATGTATCTCGACGCGCTGCTGGCGGATCAGCCGCTCACCGGCGGCCTCGAACCGCGCCTCGGCAACGCGCATATGCGGGTACTGACGATCGTCGGCTTCCCGACGGCAACCACGCCCGGCATCCTGGACGAACTCAACCGGCTCGCCTTTTCCTATCGCTGGTCGACGCGCGCCGTCCTTCTCGACAAGACCGACGCCACCAGGCTGCTCACCAGAATCCGGCGGCAGTGGTTCGCCAAGCGCAAGTCGATCGCCGCCATCCTCAAGGAGGTGATGACCAACGAGGCTTCGGCGCTGGTCGACACCGACGCGGCGAACAAGGCCGCCGACGCCGATCTCGCGCTGCAGGAGCTCGGGCAGGATTTCGCGGGGCAGGCCTATGTGACGGCAACCGTCACCGTCTGGGACGACGATCCCCGGATCGCGGCGGAGAAGCTGCGGCTCGTCGAGAAGGTCATCCAGGGCCGCGACTTCACGGCGATGCCGGAGACGATCAACGCAGTCGATGCCTGGCTCGGCTCGCTGCCCGGCCACGTCTACGCCAATGTCCGGCAGCCGCCGGTCTCGACGCTCAACCTCGCCCACATGATCCCGCTTTCGGCGGTATGGGCGGGGCCGGAACGGGACGAGCACTTCGCTGCTCCCCCCTTGCTCTTCGGCAAGACAGAGGGCTCGACCCCGTTCCGGTTTTCCCTTCACGTCGGCGATGTCGGCCACACCCTCGTCGTCGGCCCGACTGGCGCCGGCAAATCGGTTCTGCTGGCGCTGATGGGGCTTCAGTTCCGCCGTTACGCGGGAAGCCAGGTCTTCGCCTTCGACTTCGGCGGTTCGATCCGCGCCGCGGCGCTTGGCATGGGCGGTGACTGGCACGACCTCGGCGGCGGGCTGACCGAAGGTGCGGAGACGTCCGTCTCGCTCCAGCCGCTCGCGCGCATCCATGACGTGCCGGAGCGTGCATGGGCGGCCGACTGGATCGTCGCGATCCTGATGCGCGAGGGCATCGCCATTACCCCGGACGTCAAGGAGCATCTCTGGTCGGCGCTGACGTCGCTCGCCAGCGCGCCGGTCGGCGAGCGGACGATCACGGGGCTTGCCGTCCTGCTGCAATCGAACGATTTGAAGCAGGCGCTGCGGCCCTATTGCGTCGGCGGCGCCTACGGGCGGCTGCTCGACGCGGAATCCGAACATCTCGGCAGCGCCTCGGTACAGGCGTTCGAGACCGAGGGGCTGATCGGCACGGGCGCCGCGCCGGCCGTGCTCGCCTATCTGTTCCACCGCATCGAGGACCGGCTCGACGGCAGCCCCACGCTGCTGATCGTGGACGAAGGCTGGCTCGCCCTCGATGACGAGGGCTTTGCCGGCCAGCTCCGCGAGTGGCTGAAGACGCTGAGGAAGAAGAACGCTTCCGTCGTCTTCGCCACGCAGTCGCTCTCCGACATCGATAATTCGGCGATCGCACCGGCGATCATCGAGAGCTGCCAGACCCGGCTGCTGCTGCCGAACGAGCGGGCGATCGAGCCGCAGATCGCGGCCATCTATCGCCGCTTCGGGCTCAACGACCGGCAGATCGAGATCCTCGCCCGCGCCATGCCGAAGCGCGACTATTACTGCCAGTCGCGGCGCGGCAACCGGCTCTTCGAGCTGGGCCTGAGCGAGGTCGCGCTCGCGCTCTGCGCCGCGTCATCCAAGACCGACCAGGTCGCCATCGCGCGCATCCTCGAGAGCGAAGGCCGCGACGGCTTCCTTGCCGCGTGGCTGCGCCACCGCGATGTCGCCTGGGCCGCCGACCTCATTCCCGACCTTACCAACCTGGAGACCAAGCCATGA
- a CDS encoding conjugal transfer protein TraG produces MSATRILWGQILVVFFIVLTTTWAATQWTASQLGFQPQLGRPWFELLGWPVYYPPAFFWWWYFYDAYAPEIFVEGAFIAASGGFISIAVAIGMSVWRAREAKNVETYGSARWARPEEVKAAGLLGPDGVVLGKLDRGYLRHDGPEHVLCFAPTRSGKGVGLVVPSLLTWPGSAIVHDIKGENWQLTAGFRARHGRVLLFDPTNAKSAAYNPLLEVRRGEWEVRDVQNIADILVDPEGSLEKRNHWEKTSHALLVGAILHVLYAEPDKTLAGVAAFLSDPKRPIESTLAAMMKTAHLGDAGPHPVIASAARELLNKSDNERSGVLSTAMSFLGLYRDPVVAEVTRRCDWRITDIVGGAQPTTLYLVVPPSDINRTKPLIRLILNQVGRRLTEDLQAKAGRHRLLLMLDEFPALGRLDFFESALAFMAGYGLKSFLIAQSLNQIEKAYGPNNSILDNCHVRVSFATNDERTAKRVSDALGTATEMRAMKNYAGHRLSPWLGHLMVSRSETARPLLTPGEVMQLPPADEIVMVAGTPPIRAKKARYYEDARFQERILPPPALAKPKEAKADDWSALPLPPRPEIEETPPRDSQDDDDPTGSERRHQPELSTSKTVERKEPIDNEFAPDPDDDMEDNAARVSRINQRMRQVARQASLDPGDGIEM; encoded by the coding sequence GTGTCCGCGACCAGAATCCTCTGGGGCCAGATCCTCGTCGTCTTTTTCATCGTGCTCACCACGACCTGGGCGGCGACGCAGTGGACGGCATCGCAGCTCGGCTTCCAGCCACAACTTGGTCGGCCCTGGTTCGAACTGCTCGGCTGGCCCGTCTACTATCCGCCCGCCTTCTTCTGGTGGTGGTATTTCTACGACGCCTATGCGCCGGAGATTTTCGTCGAGGGCGCATTCATCGCCGCGTCCGGCGGCTTCATCTCGATCGCCGTGGCGATCGGCATGTCGGTCTGGCGCGCCCGCGAGGCGAAGAACGTCGAGACCTACGGTTCGGCCCGATGGGCGCGGCCGGAAGAGGTGAAGGCCGCCGGTCTCCTCGGACCCGACGGCGTCGTGCTCGGCAAGCTTGATCGCGGCTATCTGCGTCACGACGGGCCGGAGCATGTGCTTTGCTTCGCGCCGACCCGCTCCGGCAAGGGTGTCGGCCTGGTCGTGCCGTCACTGCTGACCTGGCCGGGCTCGGCGATCGTTCACGACATCAAGGGCGAGAACTGGCAGCTCACCGCCGGCTTTCGCGCGCGGCATGGTCGGGTGCTGTTGTTCGATCCGACCAATGCGAAATCTGCCGCCTACAATCCGCTGCTCGAGGTCCGTCGCGGCGAATGGGAGGTCCGCGACGTCCAGAACATCGCCGACATTCTGGTCGATCCCGAGGGCTCGCTGGAGAAGCGGAATCATTGGGAAAAGACCAGCCACGCACTTCTCGTTGGCGCGATCCTGCACGTGCTCTATGCCGAGCCCGACAAGACGCTGGCGGGCGTCGCCGCCTTCCTCTCGGACCCGAAGCGGCCGATCGAGTCGACGCTGGCCGCCATGATGAAAACGGCACACCTCGGCGACGCCGGTCCGCATCCGGTGATCGCCAGCGCGGCGCGCGAGCTGCTGAACAAGTCGGACAACGAGCGTTCCGGCGTGCTGTCCACCGCCATGTCGTTCCTCGGCCTGTACCGCGATCCCGTCGTCGCCGAGGTCACGCGCCGCTGCGATTGGCGCATCACTGACATCGTCGGTGGCGCGCAGCCGACCACGCTCTATCTCGTCGTGCCGCCTTCCGACATCAACCGCACGAAACCGCTCATCCGGCTGATCCTCAACCAGGTCGGCAGGCGATTGACCGAGGATCTGCAGGCCAAGGCCGGACGGCATCGATTGCTGCTGATGCTCGACGAGTTCCCCGCCCTGGGCCGCCTCGATTTCTTCGAGAGCGCGCTCGCCTTCATGGCGGGTTACGGCCTCAAAAGCTTCCTGATCGCGCAATCGCTGAACCAGATTGAGAAGGCCTACGGCCCGAACAACTCGATCCTCGACAACTGCCATGTTCGTGTCAGCTTCGCCACCAATGACGAGCGCACGGCAAAGCGCGTGTCCGACGCACTCGGCACGGCGACGGAAATGCGGGCGATGAAGAACTATGCCGGGCATCGTTTATCGCCCTGGCTCGGCCACCTGATGGTCTCGCGCTCGGAGACCGCACGGCCGCTGCTGACGCCCGGCGAGGTGATGCAGCTCCCGCCCGCCGACGAGATCGTCATGGTCGCGGGCACGCCACCCATCCGGGCGAAGAAAGCCCGCTACTATGAGGATGCGCGATTCCAGGAACGCATCCTGCCGCCACCGGCGCTGGCGAAGCCCAAGGAGGCCAAGGCTGACGATTGGAGCGCGCTGCCGCTGCCGCCGCGTCCCGAGATCGAGGAGACGCCGCCGCGTGACAGCCAGGACGACGACGATCCGACCGGATCGGAACGCCGGCATCAGCCCGAATTGAGCACGTCGAAGACGGTCGAGAGGAAAGAGCCGATCGACAACGAGTTCGCGCCCGATCCGGACGATGACATGGAGGACAATGCCGCGCGCGTCAGCCGGATCAACCAGCGCATGCGTCAGGTCGCCCGCCAGGCCTCGCTCGATCCCGGCGACGGCATCGAGATGTGA
- the trbJ gene encoding P-type conjugative transfer protein TrbJ, whose translation MIIRRSRAALLAATIFALPGAVTPIFVQPAAAAWIVYDPTNYAQNVLQAARALEQINNQITSLQNEAQMLINQARNLASLPYSSLQQLQQSVQRTQQLLNQAQNIAFDVSQIDQAFQSTYGNASLTASDQQLVTQARERWQNTVAGLQDAMRVQAGVVGNIDTNRAQMSALVGQSQNAAGALQATQAGNQLLALQAQQLADLTAVVAANGRAQALSEAERAAAAEQGREQRRRFLTPGVGYQPGNARMFQNGN comes from the coding sequence ATGATTATCCGTCGTTCCCGCGCGGCGCTTCTCGCCGCGACCATCTTCGCGCTGCCCGGCGCCGTCACGCCCATTTTCGTGCAGCCGGCAGCCGCCGCCTGGATCGTCTACGATCCGACCAACTATGCGCAGAACGTGCTGCAGGCAGCGCGGGCGCTCGAGCAAATCAACAACCAGATCACCTCGCTTCAGAACGAAGCGCAGATGCTGATCAATCAGGCCCGCAACCTTGCCAGCCTGCCTTACTCGTCGCTCCAGCAGCTCCAGCAATCGGTGCAGCGCACCCAGCAGCTCCTGAATCAAGCGCAGAATATCGCTTTCGACGTGAGCCAAATCGACCAGGCGTTCCAATCGACCTATGGCAACGCCTCGCTCACGGCTTCGGACCAGCAACTCGTCACCCAGGCGCGCGAACGCTGGCAGAATACCGTCGCCGGGCTTCAGGATGCGATGCGCGTCCAGGCGGGCGTCGTCGGCAATATCGACACCAACCGCGCGCAGATGTCCGCACTCGTCGGCCAGAGCCAGAATGCTGCCGGCGCGCTGCAGGCAACCCAGGCCGGCAACCAGCTTCTCGCGCTCCAGGCGCAGCAGCTCGCCGACCTCACTGCGGTTGTCGCCGCCAACGGCCGGGCGCAGGCGCTCTCCGAAGCCGAGCGTGCCGCAGCAGCCGAACAGGGCCGCGAGCAGCGCCGGCGGTTCCTGACGCCAGGCGTCGGCTACCAACCCGGCAATGCCCGCATGTTCCAGAACGGCAATTGA
- a CDS encoding helix-turn-helix domain-containing protein, with amino-acid sequence MSDHGSGKGLQRAELARRTGCNLETIRYYEKVGMMPDPPRTASGYRIYAESHVSRLRFILRARELGFAIEEIRGLLDLVDGGTQTCAEVKERTERHLTDVRAKIADLRRIEKVLAATAAQCSGDDVPECPVLEALAS; translated from the coding sequence ATGAGCGATCACGGTTCGGGGAAAGGGCTGCAACGGGCCGAACTTGCCCGGCGCACGGGCTGCAATCTCGAAACCATCCGCTACTACGAGAAGGTCGGCATGATGCCCGATCCGCCGCGCACGGCATCGGGCTACCGCATTTATGCCGAGAGTCATGTCTCGCGCCTGCGCTTCATCCTGCGCGCCCGCGAACTCGGCTTCGCCATCGAGGAAATTCGCGGCCTGCTCGACCTCGTCGATGGCGGCACTCAGACCTGCGCCGAGGTGAAGGAGCGGACCGAGAGGCATCTGACTGATGTGCGCGCCAAAATTGCCGATCTCCGACGTATCGAAAAGGTGCTAGCGGCGACCGCCGCGCAGTGTTCCGGGGATGACGTCCCAGAATGCCCGGTCCTGGAGGCACTCGCATCGTGA
- a CDS encoding VirB3 family type IV secretion system protein has product MDEVPGFSVPVHRALTEPILLGGAPRSIAILNGTLAAALGLGLRLWLVGLGLWAVGHFAAMWAAKRDPMFVDVVRRHLRIPGHLSV; this is encoded by the coding sequence ATGGATGAGGTCCCCGGATTCTCCGTCCCGGTCCACCGGGCGCTGACCGAGCCCATTCTGCTCGGAGGCGCCCCGCGCTCGATCGCCATCCTCAACGGGACGCTGGCAGCGGCCCTCGGCCTCGGCCTGCGCCTGTGGCTGGTCGGGCTCGGCCTCTGGGCCGTCGGCCATTTCGCTGCGATGTGGGCGGCCAAACGCGATCCGATGTTCGTCGACGTGGTGCGCCGGCATCTGCGCATCCCCGGCCATCTGAGCGTGTGA
- a CDS encoding mercuric transporter MerT family protein — MSNTDFEAAPLSAPQKTEDRRKTWFAAGGVIGAILASTCCIAPLVLLTLGISGAWIGNLTALEPYKPYFAVVALVFIGLGFRQVYFKPKSACVEGSYCARPESSVITKTALWLATVLVVLALTINWWAPLFY, encoded by the coding sequence ATGAGCAATACGGATTTCGAGGCAGCACCACTGAGCGCGCCCCAGAAAACCGAGGACCGGAGGAAGACCTGGTTCGCGGCCGGCGGCGTGATTGGCGCGATCCTCGCCTCGACCTGCTGCATCGCGCCGCTCGTGCTCTTGACGCTCGGCATTTCCGGGGCCTGGATCGGTAATCTAACGGCGCTCGAACCCTACAAGCCCTACTTCGCAGTGGTAGCGCTGGTTTTCATCGGGCTTGGTTTTCGGCAGGTCTATTTCAAGCCGAAATCCGCTTGCGTGGAGGGATCCTACTGCGCCCGGCCGGAATCCTCCGTCATCACCAAGACCGCTCTCTGGCTGGCGACCGTGCTTGTCGTCCTGGCCTTGACGATCAACTGGTGGGCGCCGCTGTTTTATTAG
- a CDS encoding heavy-metal-associated domain-containing protein, with translation MKRSLIIGASVLALGAGSILSMVAVSPLAAQSAAAQVAAVRTVSFSIENMTCALCPVTVKSAMAGVNGVKSVEINFDAKTATVVFDPSIATPEAIAAASTNAGYPATVRS, from the coding sequence ATGAAACGATCCCTCATCATCGGCGCGAGCGTGCTCGCTCTGGGCGCCGGCAGCATATTGTCCATGGTCGCCGTCTCGCCTCTTGCCGCGCAATCGGCGGCAGCCCAAGTCGCTGCCGTCCGGACGGTGAGCTTCAGCATCGAGAACATGACCTGCGCGCTATGCCCCGTCACGGTCAAATCGGCCATGGCGGGCGTGAACGGCGTGAAGTCGGTCGAGATCAATTTCGATGCCAAGACAGCGACCGTCGTGTTCGATCCTTCGATCGCGACGCCGGAAGCGATCGCGGCGGCCTCGACCAATGCCGGCTATCCGGCAACAGTGAGAAGCTAG
- a CDS encoding YnfA family protein: MATLTTYAGAALAEIAGCFAFWAWLRLDRSPLWVAPGMASLALFAYLLTRIDSDFAGRAYAAYGGVYIAASLFWLWAVEAQRPDRWDVTGAVVCMVGAAIILWGPRGA, encoded by the coding sequence ATGGCAACGCTGACGACTTATGCTGGAGCTGCTTTGGCTGAAATTGCCGGCTGCTTTGCCTTCTGGGCCTGGCTGCGCCTGGATCGATCCCCACTGTGGGTCGCACCGGGCATGGCGAGCCTTGCGCTCTTCGCGTATCTCCTCACTCGCATCGACAGCGACTTCGCGGGACGAGCCTATGCGGCCTATGGCGGCGTCTATATTGCAGCGTCGCTATTTTGGCTGTGGGCGGTCGAAGCGCAACGACCAGACCGCTGGGACGTCACGGGGGCCGTCGTGTGTATGGTCGGTGCGGCAATCATTCTCTGGGGGCCGCGCGGCGCTTAA
- the trbB gene encoding P-type conjugative transfer ATPase TrbB, with amino-acid sequence MLRTALGSAIAGFLEDPSIVEVMLNPDGRLWIDRLSEGLADTGERLSPADGERIVRLVAHHVGAEVHPGAPRVSAELPETGERFEGLLPPVVAAPAFAIRKPAVAVFTLDDYVRSSIMATDQAAILREAVADRRNILVAGGTSTGKTTLTNALLAEVSKTSDRVVLIEDTRELQCAAPNLVALRTKDGVASLSDLVRSSLRLRPDRIPIGEVRGSEALDLLKAWGTGHPGGIGTIHAGSAIGALRRLEQLIQEAVITVPRALIAETIDLVAVLAGRGSSRRLAELARVDGLDAHGDYRLTPAVPATGDPA; translated from the coding sequence ATGCTCCGCACCGCGCTCGGTTCCGCCATAGCCGGCTTCCTGGAAGACCCGTCGATCGTCGAGGTGATGCTCAACCCCGACGGGCGGCTCTGGATCGACCGTCTTTCCGAGGGGCTAGCCGATACGGGTGAACGGCTGTCACCGGCCGATGGAGAACGCATCGTCCGGCTCGTCGCCCACCATGTCGGTGCCGAGGTCCATCCAGGCGCCCCACGCGTTTCGGCCGAACTGCCCGAGACGGGGGAACGGTTCGAGGGACTTCTCCCTCCCGTGGTCGCCGCGCCCGCCTTCGCCATCCGCAAGCCCGCCGTCGCCGTGTTCACGCTCGACGACTACGTGCGCTCAAGCATCATGGCCACCGATCAGGCCGCGATCTTGCGCGAGGCCGTCGCCGACCGGCGCAACATCCTGGTCGCCGGCGGCACCTCGACCGGCAAGACGACACTTACGAACGCATTGCTGGCGGAGGTGTCGAAGACGTCCGACCGCGTGGTGCTGATCGAGGACACCCGTGAACTGCAATGCGCCGCGCCGAACCTCGTGGCGCTGCGCACCAAGGATGGCGTCGCTTCGCTTTCCGATCTCGTGCGCTCGTCGCTGCGCTTGCGACCGGACCGCATCCCAATCGGCGAGGTGCGTGGGAGCGAAGCGCTGGATCTCCTCAAAGCCTGGGGCACCGGCCATCCGGGCGGCATCGGCACCATTCATGCCGGCAGCGCCATCGGCGCACTGCGCCGGCTCGAGCAGCTCATCCAGGAAGCCGTCATCACTGTGCCCAGAGCGCTGATTGCCGAGACGATCGATCTCGTAGCCGTCCTCGCCGGCCGCGGCTCGTCCCGCCGCCTCGCCGAACTCGCCCGCGTCGATGGGCTCGATGCGCACGGCGATTACCGCCTCACCCCCGCTGTCCCAGCCACAGGAGATCCCGCATGA
- a CDS encoding TrbC/VirB2 family protein: MIHRLSRIRRYIATATSVAVLSLMLAPAAHASGSSMPWEAPLQSILQSIEGPVAKIIAVIIIIVTGLTLAFGDTSGGFRRLIQIVFGLSIAFAASSFFLSFFSFGGGALV, translated from the coding sequence ATGATCCACCGCCTTTCGCGTATCCGCCGTTACATCGCAACGGCGACCTCGGTCGCCGTCCTCAGCCTGATGCTCGCGCCGGCCGCTCACGCCTCCGGCTCGTCGATGCCATGGGAGGCCCCGCTCCAGTCGATCCTTCAGTCGATCGAGGGGCCGGTCGCCAAGATCATCGCCGTCATCATCATCATTGTCACCGGCCTGACGCTGGCCTTCGGCGACACCTCGGGCGGCTTCCGCAGGCTGATCCAAATCGTGTTCGGCCTGTCGATCGCGTTTGCAGCCAGTTCCTTCTTCCTGTCCTTCTTCTCCTTCGGCGGCGGGGCGCTCGTCTGA
- the trbK-alt gene encoding putative entry exclusion protein TrbK-alt, whose amino-acid sequence MDGKMLARLGAIVFVAVAITATAIELTRKEEEPAARSERQAGTSSADPLRDELRRCQRLGEAATRDPACLRAWADNRERFLTPGPSPAVPPSASPSETR is encoded by the coding sequence ATGGACGGCAAGATGCTGGCCCGCCTCGGCGCCATCGTGTTCGTCGCGGTGGCGATCACCGCGACGGCGATCGAGCTGACCCGCAAGGAGGAAGAGCCGGCCGCCCGGTCTGAGAGACAGGCCGGAACGTCCTCGGCCGATCCGCTCCGCGACGAGTTGAGGCGCTGTCAGCGCCTCGGCGAGGCGGCAACGCGCGATCCCGCCTGCCTGCGCGCCTGGGCGGACAACCGCGAGCGCTTTCTCACACCCGGCCCATCGCCCGCCGTCCCGCCGTCGGCATCACCTTCAGAGACGCGATAG